One stretch of Carassius carassius chromosome 18, fCarCar2.1, whole genome shotgun sequence DNA includes these proteins:
- the LOC132092006 gene encoding uncharacterized protein LOC132092006 yields the protein MGNGPVRIIGQLRENHSEEWLKRALRYTSECVAFFDNCGLRPVHFQEPPPLASVPSYKWLLTVYSQDILNRLDHIKASITSTYGSILKMDSTKKITKKLSGPAKGTAQWLTSVGNEIGQVLMSVLTANEGAGLDLMAAGLMERYRSAGVDPPTVIYVDCDCCKTVGETKLKRRFSGWTNVIVRLDIWHFMRRLAVGCTTDAHQLYPTFMARLSSCIFEWDAGDLTLLRRTKMEQLIQQGWPTLMEAELDHH from the exons ATGGGGAATGGCCCAGTGAGGATCATCGGCCAGCTGAGAGAGAACCACAGTGAGGAGTGGTTGAAACGTGCGCTTCGGTACACATCAGAGTGTGTGGCCTTTTTTGATAATTGTGGCCTGCGTCCGGTGCACTTCCAGGAGCCACCACCACTTGCTTCAGTACCCAGCTACAAATGGCTCCTCACTGTATACAGTCAGGACATTCTCAACAGGCTCGATCACATAAAGGCCAGCATAACATCCACGTAtggatcaattttaaaaatggattcaactaagaag ATCACCAAGAAGTTGAGCGGGCCTGCGAAAGGCACAGCACAGTGGCTTACCTCAGTGGGCAATGAGATAGGTCAGGTGCTGATGAGTGTCCTGACTGCGAATGAAGGGGCTGGGTTAGACCTCATGGCTGCAGGGCTCATGGAGCGATACCGGAGTGCTGGTGTTGATCCTCCCACTGTCATTTATGTGGACTGTGATTGTTGCAAGACAGTGGGAGAGACTAAATTGAAGAGGCGGTTCAGCGGCTGGACCAATGTCATCGTCCGCCtagacatttggcattttatgcGACGTCTGGCAGTAGGGTGCACCACTGATGCCCACCAGTTGTACCCTACTTTTATGGCTAGGCTGTCATCCTGTATTTTTGAGTGGGATGCAGGGGATCTCACTCTGCTGAGACGGACCAAAATGGAGCAACTCATCCAACAGGGCTGGCCTACACTGATGGAGGCAGAACTGGACCATCATTAA